The Huiozyma naganishii CBS 8797 chromosome 6, complete genome genome includes a window with the following:
- the PSD1 gene encoding phosphatidylserine decarboxylase 1 (similar to Saccharomyces cerevisiae PSD1 (YNL169C); ancestral locus Anc_2.83), with amino-acid sequence MLVVRTALANSKMKLMEIRPRIALRNRTADLWRRKFSTRLGLYEKLHPPGDKKTAATCGSKKAAKILVRSIPDAGGTSISMKWAVVTGVTIMLGTILIVSRAARDNDEEESLKEGKRTGRYQRIKIFNNNWMFFCYSTLPLNAMSRLWGQFNHLALPMWFRPHGYKLYSHMFGVKLDEMQDPDLYHYRNLAEFFYRTIRPETRPIAEGEGVVASPSDGRILQLGIISSETGEIEQVKGMTYSLKEFLGTHSHPLMAKNESSLSLDGDELKHREFAKKNNFRSQDELTPDDPAEDSPPTNTDHSINFQMEGDKSLKNFKSGGSKTLKLLSELSSNIPYYNLFNSISTEPPDSALYFAVIYLSPGDYHHYHSPTDWVCKTRRHFPGDLFSVSPYFQRNLRNLFVLNERVALLGYWKYGFFSMTPVGATNVGSIKLTFDKELVTNVKRAKHTAPHTCYEATYSNASKVLGGMPLVKGEEMGGFELGSTVVLCFEAPSNFKFDVKIGDKIKMGERLGAPAELESGDGDK; translated from the coding sequence ATGCTTGTTGTGAGGACCGCTCTGGCAAACAGCAAGATGAAGCTGATGGAGATACGCCCGCGTATCGCACTGCGCAACAGGACCGCGGACCTGTGGCGCAGGAAGTTCTCGACGAGACTTGGGCTGTACGAGAAATTGCATCCACCGGGGGACAAGAAGACCGCTGCGACCTGCGGGTCCAAAAAGGCAGCTAAGATCCTTGTACGGTCGATCCCAGATGCTGGGGGGACCAGCATATCCATGAAGTGGGCCGTCGTGACAGGGGTCACGATCATGCTCGGGACTATCCTGATTGTGTCGAGGGCCGCGCGTGAcaacgatgaggaggagtcCCTGAAGGAGGGGAAACGGACCGGGAGGTACCAGAGGatcaagatcttcaacaacaactggaTGTTCTTCTGTTACTCGACTCTCCCACTGAACGCGATGTCGCGGCTGTGGGGACAGTTCAACCACCTTGCACTCCCCATGTGGTTCAGACCACACGGGTACAAACTGTACAGTCACATGTTTGGTGTCAAACTCGACGAGATGCAGGACCCAGATTTGTACCACTACAGAAACCTCGCAGAATTCTTCTACCGTACTATAAGACCGGAAACAAGACCCATTGCGGAGGGAGAAGGGGTCGTTGCATCCCCTAGTGATGGCCGCATCCTCCAGTTGGGGATCATCAGCTCCGAGACGGGCGAGATCGAACAGGTCAAGGGGATGACCTACTCCCTCAAGGAGTTTTTGGGTACTCACTCGCACCCACTGATGGCCAAGAACGAGTCCTCGCTGAGCCTCGACGGCGACGAACTGAAACACAGGGAGTTTGCCAAGAAGAATAACTTCCGCTCTCAGGACGAGTTGACGCCAGATGACCCCGCGGAGGACTCACCTCCTACGAACACGGACCACTCGAtcaatttccaaatggaGGGGGACAAGTCCCTAAAGAATTTCAAATCCGGTGGGtccaagactttgaaactgCTCAGCGAATTGTCATCAAACATCCCCTACTACAACCTCTTCAATTCCATCTCCACGGAACCGCCGGACTCGGCACTGTACTTTGCAGTCATTTACTTGTCCCCCGGTGACtaccaccactaccactCTCCAACAGATTGGGTTTGCAAGACGCGCCGTCACTTCCCAGGGGACCTTTTCTCAGTGTCTCCTTACTTTCAGAGGAATCTCCGCAACTTGTTCGTGCTGAACGAAAGAGTCGCGTTGTTAGGATACTGGAAGTACGGGTTTTTCAGCATGACCCCAGTGGGAGCTACAAACGTTGGGTCAATTAAACTGACATTCGATAAGGAACTCGTTACCAATGTGAAAAGAGCCAAGCACACCGCGCCACACACTTGCTACGAAGCGACGTACTCAAACGCAAGTAAAGTGCTTGGTGGGATGCCACTCGTTAAGGGTGAAGAGATGGGTGGTTTCGAACTGGGTAGCACCGTCGTGCTTTGCTTCGAGGCACCcagcaacttcaaatttgaCGTCAAAATCGGCGACAAGATTAAAATGGGTGAACGACTGGGTGCACCCGctgaacttgaaagtggGGATGGGGACAAATAA
- the FMP41 gene encoding Fmp41p (similar to Saccharomyces cerevisiae YNL168C; ancestral locus Anc_2.85) — protein sequence MSFQYLKHARKIICIGRNYAAHVKELNNTVPKHPFFFLKPTSSIITPEPPRSNDSPRSVVTPGENRSPIYVPRGVQVHHEIELALVMKSTLSNVDPTTFMMEDLLPHVKGVALALDLTGRNVQSDAKKAGLPWTIAKGYDTFCPISGMVPLEQLTPRPTPETFQDAFRVSCAVNGTLRQDDSTSLMLNGMDKLVATIAQTMRLEENDIVLTGTPQGVGEIVPGDVISGSLHYNGAEIVHMSFDVQQKPGTYTYKASV from the coding sequence ATGTCCTTCCAGTACTTGAAACACGCCCGCAAGATCATCTGCATTGGGCGGAACTACGCAGCGCACGTCAAGGAGTTGAACAACACGGTTCCAAAACaccccttcttcttcttgaaaccGACGTCCAGCATCATCACCCCCGAGCCACCGCGCAGCAATGACTCCCCCAGGAGTGTGGTCACCCCCGGGGAGAACCGGTCACCGATTTACGTCCCTCGCGGCGTGCAAGTGCACCACGAGATCGAGCTTGCTCTAGTCATGAAGTCCACGCTCTCGAACGTGGACCCGACTACGTTCATGATGGAAGACCTGCTACCTCACGTCAAAGGTGTTGCGCTCGCGTTGGACTTGACTGGGAGGAACGTCCAGTCGGACGCGAAGAAGGCCGGGCTGCCCTGGACCATCGCGAAGGGGTACGACACCTTCTGCCCGATCAGCGGAATGGTGCCCCTCGAACAATTGACCCCAAGACCGACTCCAGAGACCTTCCAAGACGCGTTCAGGGTCTCCTGTGCCGTTAACGGTACTTTACGGCAGGACGACAGCACCTCGCTGATGCTCAACGGGATGGACAAGCTTGTCGCGACGATCGCACAGACCATGCGGCTCGAGGAGAACGATATCGTCCTTACGGGCACCCCACAGGGTGTCGGAGAGATCGTCCCGGGGGACGTCATCTCAGGGTCCCTGCACTACAACGGGGCAGAAATAGTCCACATGTCCTTCGACGTCCAGCAAAAGCCGGGGACGTACACTTACAAAGCGTCTGTCTGA
- the SKO1 gene encoding Sko1p (similar to Saccharomyces cerevisiae SKO1 (YNL167C); ancestral locus Anc_2.86), giving the protein MSTTGSGKEAAAVSSLNLEPNPFEQSFASTKEPHARTGSAPQVASASDGDGAVGLTSAVSAGGAVSADAADQQVQLQQQGLPTRMLQKPQQVSGVPHLPSMVWQPSELTGKTPLQGVHSPQPLLEGPGGNGLSRVGNSLTRPNLGGARPSIHGPAFSSSTFLFSSSQRPSIQSPPVLTPGGSKRLPPLLLSPQLVPTNDDAYQSQQQPAQLGGASSGALTDTAGHNKGAPGGQSLQGTVQNPPQGFLSYLPRTGLTPNESSMRTGLTPGGSLYPLLPSLSGVDNTPGKMAVKGATTTATGFSPSNSNLNIPYTSGGAQPQSQGSAAHVPNKRRRVSSTTSSNRSHGPREKRKSSSGGSPVEEADGSRDTGGDHTGEEDADEQERKRKEFLERNRVAASKFRRKKKEYIKKMEHELQFYETEYHELGKVMDTICALNACKSDTPLLYLLETYIQKNDTMNALNLVSHLNQMVSRTRYFQRQGHNPIESSRSQSQSQSHSHSPPYVHLQHMPQPQGPHQQPHHQPQPQHQNHNENQHQHPHPHAHPHIFTGPSAKKRDDGMFLPSKTAAASRTDGLSPHDR; this is encoded by the coding sequence ATGTCTACTACAGGGTCCGGTAAGGAGGCCGCGGCGGTCTCGTCTTTGAATCTGGAGCCGAACCCGTTCGAGCAGAGTTTTGCGTCGACGAAGGAGCCCCACGCCCGCACGGGGAGCGCTCCGCAGGTTGCCTCTGCTAGTGATGGTGATGGGGCCGTGGGGCTCACTTCCGCTGTgtctgctggtggtgcGGTGTCTGCGGATGCTGCGGACCAGCAGGTACAGTTACAACAGCAGGGATTGCCCACGAGGATGTTGCAGAAGCCACAGCAGGTGTCTGGGGTTCCGCATCTGCCGTCGATGGTGTGGCAGCCGTCAGAGCTCACGGGGAAGACACCGTTACAGGGCGTTCACTCCCCACAGCCGCTGTTGGAGGGACCGGGAGGTAACGGTCTGTCCCGGGTGGGCAACTCCTTAACGAGGCCCAACTTGGGAGGGGCAAGACCCAGTATACATGGCCCCGcgttctcctcctcgacgTTCCTGTTTTCCAGCAGTCAGAGACCCAGTATCCAGTCACCACCCGTATTGACACCAGGAGGGTCCAAGAGACTACCACCGTTACTATTATCCCCGCAATTGGTGCCCACGAACGACGACGCCTACCAGtcacagcagcagccggcACAGTTGGGAGGTGCAAGTTCAGGTGCGCTTACTGATACTGCGGGCCACAACAAGGGGGCGCCAGGTGGGCAGTCCTTGCAGGGCACCGTGCAAAACCCACCGCAGGGGTTTCTATCGTACCTCCCCAGGACAGGACTGACACCGAACGAGTCCAGTATGAGGACGGGACTCACTCCAGGTGGGTCCCTGTACCCTCTGTTGCCCTCTCTCTCGGGGGTCGATAACACTCCGGGGAAGATGGCCGTGAAGGGTGCGACGACAACAGCTACAGGGTTCAGCcccagcaacagcaacctCAATATCCCATACACTTCTGGCGGTGCACAACCGCAGTCACAGGGCAGCGCCGCACACGTACcgaacaagaggaggagggTATCCTCGACGACATCGAGCAATAGGAGCCACGGCCCTCgagagaagaggaagagcaGCAGTGGGGGCAGTCCCGTCGAAGAAGCTGACGGTTCCCGCGACACGGGCGGCGACCACACTGGCGAAGAAGATGCCGATGAGCAGGAACGCAAGCGTAAGGAGTTCCTGGAGCGGAACAGGGTTGCCGCTTCGAAGTTCCGccggaagaagaaggagtacatcaagaagatggAGCACGAGTTGCAGTTCTACGAGACGGAGTATCACGAGCTGGGCAAAGTGATGGACACGATATGTGCGCTCAACGCGTGCAAGTCGGACACCCCTCTGCTATACCTCCTCGAGACGTACATCCAGAAAAACGACACAATGAACGCACTCAACTTGGTCTCTCATTTGAACCAGATGGTCTCGCGAACGAGGTACTTCCAACGGCAGGGCCACAACCCAATAGAGAGCAGCCGATCGCAATCGCAATCGCAATCGCACTCACATTCTCCGCCGTATGTGCATCTGCAGCATATGCCGCAGCCACAAGGGCCGCACCAGCAACCGCACCATCAACCGCAACCACAGCACCAGAACCATAACGAGaaccagcaccagcacccTCACCCACACGCTCACCCACATATTTTTACAGGACCTTCTGCGAAGAAGCGAGACGACGGCATGTTCCTGCCTAGTAAGACGGCAGCAGCGAGCAGAACCGACGGACTATCACCGCACGACCGATGA
- the BNI5 gene encoding Bni5p (similar to Saccharomyces cerevisiae BNI5 (YNL166C); ancestral locus Anc_2.88), with amino-acid sequence MDEEVVQKRLSRIENDIGEMNKLIDANLAETATTTTAEPAEPAEPVEPETATETEKTATEASETTTTTNSDESTATTNTSETKATDTTTTETEPTAQPATEPTVVGPAVGSADSDEWEEASDEDAHDAAVPEPAPAPPVEKIVLPKHGAGTEAVSSGPAAVESPATRRKPTNPFRVVSVTNSSRSSSGANSRVTSAQSGTPAWRHASGGDSVPPDASITKLQARHEYLIDKCGKLSKEIAYLRGMEDQGMLELGDAKRLDGALQKLQDYLDAKTKERYDVGVLLSRKLRRQINLGENGEFWISKK; translated from the coding sequence ATGGACGAGGAAGTGGTGCAGAAGCGGCTGTCGCGAATTGAGAACGACATTGGCGAGATGAACAAGCTCATCGACGCAAACCTGGCAGAGACggcaacgacgacgacggcAGAACCGGCAGAACCGGCAGAGCCGGTGGAGCCAGAGACGGCGACAGAGACAGAGAAGACGGCGACAGAGGCATCAgaaacaaccacaaccacgAATTCAGATGAATCTACCGCGACTACGAATACAAGCGAGACTAAAGCGACAGATACGACCACCACAGAGACAGAGCCCACTGCTCAACCCGCTACAGAACCCACTGTCGTGGGCCCTGCAGTGGGCTCCGCAGACTCTGATGAGTGGGAAGAAGCTTCCGACGAGGATGCCCACGACGCAGCCGTCCCTGAACCTGCACCTGCCCCTCCAGTGGAGAAGATCGTGCTGCCGAAGCACGGTGCAGGTACAGAAGCAGTATCCTCAGgccctgctgctgtggaGTCGCCCGCTACTCGCCGCAAACCTACAAACCCGTTCCGTGTCGTGTCCGTGACGAACTCGTCCAGGTCCTCGAGCGGTGCGAACTCGCGGGTCACAAGCGCGCAATCCGGTACACCAGCTTGGCGACACGCTAGTGGTGGTGACAGCGTCCCCCCCGACGCAAGCATCACGAAGCTCCAGGCACGACACGAGTACCTGATCGACAAGTGCGGCAAACTCTCGAAGGAGATCGCGTACCTGCGCGGGATGGAGGACCAAGGAATGCTCGAGCTGGGCGACGCGAAGAGACTCGACGGTGCCCTGCAGAAGCTGCAGGACTACCTTGACGCGAAGACGAAGGAACGGTACGACGTCGGAGTGCTCCTCAGCAGGAAGCTCCGGAGACAGATCAACCTGGGCGAGAACGGCGAGTTCTGGATCAGCAAGAAGTAA
- the KNAG0F01390 gene encoding uncharacterized protein (similar to Saccharomyces cerevisiae YNL165W; ancestral locus Anc_2.89), translated as MDRVRVLLSGGFGSGDAVDTVTLPLQHDDQETAFELGDDDDGNGNGDLQTLVSDSVTIGDLQRLGFVNRCPPFHSQRVMPFVSVLLSKGIWAFPSENSLAVYLRNKRQLDKVDYDAGVGVPLFHAVMGNTLKSVLFMNKQQGPVMRVYKYEIVHTKDVNAYTEGQVVHEQGTRALIKFEFCNVFKAHLPNSLRVDHTFTFYNGQSVTMSNYRDKRDIDTRVARIASEVGSGSRGLHSPFGSNDYQTASPRRQHAHFPYKQRATTITSTYYNGTTEETPRGAPRLGKYSDANVSMIPKKRILTLATFKINEFAPSNGDGASDGILNIHWDTQVLTCMCLLLHEYESRKERRHANSYG; from the coding sequence ATGGATCGCGTGAGGGTGTTGCTGAGTGGGGGTTTTGGTAGTGGTGATGCTGTCGACACGGTGACCCTCCCACTGCAACATGACGACCAAGAGACGGCTTTTGAACTGggtgacgacgacgacggtAACGGTAACGGCGACTTGCAGACGCTAGTGTCGGACTCAGTGACGATCGGGGACCTCCAGCGGCTTGGGTTCGTTAACAGGTGTCCCCCATTTCACTCGCAGCGCGTAATGCCCTTTGTGTCAGTGCTGTTAAGTAAGGGTATCTGGGCATTCCCCAGTGAAAACAGTCTCGCAGTGTACCTTCGCAACAAGCGACAACTGGATAAAGTTGACTACGACGCGGGCGTTGGTGTTCCCCTGTTCCACGCGGTCATGGGGAACACTCTAAAAAGCGTCCTGTTCATGAACAAACAGCAGGGACCAGTCATGAGAGTGTACAAGTACGAAATCGTCCACACTAAGGATGTAAATGCATACACAGAAGGTCAGGTGGTGCACGAACAAGGTACTCGTGCGCTTATCAAGTTTGAGTTCTGTAATGTCTTCAAAGCACACCTGCCAAACTCGCTTAGAGTCGACCACACGTTCACCTTCTACAATGGCCAATCGGTCACAATGTCGAACTACAGGGACAAGAGGGACATTGACACGCGCGTCGCAAGGATTGCCTCTGAGGTAGGTTCGGGTTCTCGGGGTTTGCATTCACCGTTCGGGTCCAATGACTATCAAACTGCTAGTCCTAGACGACAACATGCCCACTTTCCTTACAAGCAGAGGGCGACCACGATAACATCAACGTATTACAACGGTACAACCGAGGAGACCCCTCGGGGCGCTCCCCGTTTGGGGAAGTACTCTGACGCAAACGTGTCGATGATCCCAAAGAAACGGATCCTAACACTAGCGACAttcaagatcaacgagttcGCTCCATCGAATGGAGACGGTGCCTCAGATGGGATACTAAACATCCACTGGGACACGCAAGTCTTGACGTGCATGTGTCTACTTTTGCATGAGTACGAATCCAGGAAGGAGAGAAGACACGCAAACTCGTACGGGTAG
- the IBD2 gene encoding Ibd2p (similar to Saccharomyces cerevisiae IBD2 (YNL164C); ancestral locus Anc_2.91) has product MSVSKSGNLPQKRDGHGNNLGNNTSIELVSKNGPLPINVMMQEGVKALTKILSNQLQDRKAFENSQHSMQFVLKNDSAVSNGSGNQQIANHSRIGPNSTIIDHTRVDEPDGMTDSSMHIGEDQFQGSQRNSDAIFGGQVQNFIDDEFENPDIQFDGDEADIIFDYETQELPDNVDGIGKKISEMIESVLPGGFTTDSAGKLHAVMNGNELNITELNDDNVDGEIEDMEELLAKHRESLQLEAGKDRPSGLMHSIYNGGDVTHGGNGEGHEDEDAEDAEEEENGGGAHYDHGSCCPYHQNSNERSSKFKNYHYHEFDYITPNKSITSRSLVPDFSILANQDKPMCTFCEYYMVFGEPPKNMIKWYNNTYGYNRVPMSSQQREQHNRRYRQQQHGQDQGKHPG; this is encoded by the coding sequence ATGAGTGTATCGAAAAGTGGGAACCTCCCGCAGAAGCGAGATGGCCATGGCAACAATTTGGGCAACAATACCTCGATAGAGCTGGTTTCGAAGAACGGGCCGCTGCCGATAAACGTAATGATGCAAGAGGGTGTGAAGGCGTTGACTAAAATTCTTTCGAACCAGCTTCAGGACAGGAAAGCGTTTGAGAACTCGCAGCACTCGATGCAGTTtgtgttgaagaacgacAGCGCCGTGTCAAATGGGAGTGGGAACCAACAGATAGCAAACCACAGCAGGATAGGTCCGAACTCTACTATCATAGATCACACTCGGGTTGATGAACCCGATGGGATGACAGATTCGAGCATGCATATAGGGGAAGATCAGTTCCAGGGGAGCCAGCGCAATAGCGATGCGATATTCGGTGGTCAAGTTCAGAATTTTATAGACGATGAGTTCGAGAACCCGGATATACAGTTCGATGGCGATGAGGCGGATATTATATTTGATTACGAGACTCAGGAGTTGCCCGATAATGTGGACGGTATTGGGAAGAAGATATCGGAGATGATCGAGTCCGTTTTGCCCGGTGGATTCACCACGGACTCTGCTGGGAAATTGCACGCTGTCATGAACGGTAACGAGTTGAACATAACGGAGTTGAACGATGATAATGTCGATGGAGAGATTGAGGACATGGAGGAATTGTTGGCGAAGCACCGGGAGAGTCTCCAACTCGAGGCCGGCAAGGATAGACCCAGTGGGCTAATGCATAGTATATATAATGGTGGTGATGTTACCCATGGGGGTAACGGTGAGGGGCACGAAGATGAGGATGCTGAAGATgctgaggaggaggaaaatGGAGGGGGTGCACATTACGATCACGGGAGTTGTTGCCCATATCATCAAAACTCGAACGAACGGTCCTCGAAGTTTAAAAACTACCACTACCACGAGTTCGACTACATCACGCCGAACAAATCAATCACGTCACGGTCACTCGTACCGGACTTCTCCATCTTGGCAAACCAGGACAAGCCGATGTGTACTTTCTGCGAGTACTACATGGTCTTTGGCGAGCCACCTAAGAACATGATAAAATGGTACAATAATACATACGGTTACAACCGCGTGCCGATGTCTAGTCAGCAAAGGGAGCAGCATAATAGGCGGTATcgacagcaacagcatGGTCAGGATCAGGGGAAACACCCGGGGTGA